In a single window of the Cydia strobilella chromosome 13, ilCydStro3.1, whole genome shotgun sequence genome:
- the LOC134746788 gene encoding 6-phosphofructo-2-kinase/fructose-2,6-bisphosphatase-like: protein MALLSIRGDWSTFLFLIYYKIYSAIVWLAGNHCRGADKGRSVISGGVGGQSPGGLHRVRTRRRRPQQQHRAKHIVALTRRPSLRRIVMAPGASTAHTMLEDKEKALGALATATVSLCTRRISQFAPLLIALVGLPARGKSQLAHHLSRHLNWNGESTKVFNCSEYRRRHMALYGTHDIFRADNAHGSAIRRQSAHEAVQDAVLWLKDGNSVAIFDGTNITREQRRELNDYCLSDMGFRILFIECVCEDQELLERNIIEILRYSEDYKSMSEELAVDDLRKKLEHYMRQYEPIDANLETISFVRVENMGETVTAHKVAGQKESGILGYLSGLRPLPQTLYFTRHGESEYNVIGRIGGDALLSPRGQSYARGLAQHMNAIADREEPLSVWTSELRRTKQTAAEIRAPKRAVRALNELDAGICEGLTYEEMQERFPQEFAWRDQDKLRYRYPWGESYIDIMTRLRPVLSALEDEHNVIVVGHQAVLRCMLGYFLDAKLDELPYMNVPLHTIVKLTSHGYKYKVETIKLPIECVDTQRQQPKNCSITRTSIDALVTVPSHYDTLPSNLWQNPSEAQL, encoded by the exons ATGGCGCTACTGAGCATTCGAGGCGATTGGTCTACGTTTCTGTTCCTCATATACTACAAAATCTATTCAGCGATCGTTTGGTTGGCCGGCAATCACTGCCGTGGAGCTGATAAGGGTCGCTCGGTGATAAGCGGCGGAGTTGGCGGACAGTCGCCAGGAGGCCTTCACAGAGTACGCACGCGTCGACGTAGACCGCAGCAGCAGCACCGCGCTAAGCACATCGTCGCATTGACTAGGAGACCCTCATTGAGAAGAATAGTTATGGCACCCGGAGCGAGCACCGCCCACACCATGCTGGAAGACAAGGAGAAAGCCCTCGGAGCCTTGGCCACTGCCACAG TGTCCCTGTGCACACGTCGCATCAGCCAGTTCGCGCCGCTGCTGATCGCGCTGGTCGGGCTGCCGGCCCGCGGCAAGAGTCAGCTGGCCCATCATCTCTCGCGCCATCTCAACTGGAATGGAGAGAGCACTAAAG TATTCAACTGCAGCGAGTACCGGCGGCGCCACATGGCGCTCTACGGCACGCACGACATCTTCCGCGCGGACAACGCGCACGGCTCCGCCATCCGGCGACAGAGCGCCCACGAGGCCGTGCAGGACGCTGTGCTGTGGCTCAAGGATGGGAACAGTGTTGCT ATATTCGACGGCACCAACATCACCCGCGAGCAGCGCAGGGAACTCAATGACTATTGCCTGTCGGATATGGGCTTCAGGATTCTGTTCATCGAGTGTGTCTGTGAGGACCAGGAGCTCCTCGAGAGGAACATCATTGAGATCCTCCGGTACTCTGAAGACTACAAGTCGATGAGCGAGGAGCTGGCAGTCGACGATTTGAGGAAGAAGCTTGAGCACTACATGAGGCAGTATGAGCCTATTGATGCGAACTTAGAGACGATCAGCTTCGTTCGCGTCGAGAACATGGGAGAAACAGTGACTGCTCATAAAGTTGCTGGCCAGAAAGAATCTGGAATCCTTGGTTATCTTTCGGGCCTTCGTCCTCTTCCGCAAACTTTATACTTCACCAGA CATGGCGAGAGCGAGTACAACGTGATCGGTCGCATCGGCGGAGACGCACTGCTCTCCCCGCGCGGGCAGAGCTACGCCCGCGGGCTGGCCCAGCACATGAACGCCATAGCTGACCGGGAGGAGCCTCTGTCGGTTTGGACCTCGGAGCTGAGGCGCACCAAGCAAACGGCGGCGGAGATTAGGGCTCCCAAGCGGGCTGTGAGAGCGCTCAATGAGTTGGACGCT GGCATCTGCGAAGGGCTGACATACGAGGAGATGCAGGAGCGCTTCCCGCAGGAGTTTGCCTGGCGCGACCAAGACAAGCTGCGCTATCGCTACCCGTGGGGCGAGTCCTACATCGACATCATGACGCGACTGAGACCCGTGCTGTCGGCGCTGGAAGACGAGCATAATGTCATCGTGGTGGGCCACCAGGCTGTGCTTCGGTGCATGCTGGGATATTTCCTCGATGCCAAGCTCG ACGAGCTCCCGTACATGAACGTGCCGCTTCATACCATCGTGAAGCTGACTTCACACGGCTACAAATACAAAGTGGAGACCATCAAGCTACCCATCGAGTGCGTGGACACCCAACGCCAACAGCCAAAG AACTGCTCAATCACACGGACTTCCATCGACGCGTTGGTGACCGTGCCGTCGCACTACGACACGCTGCCGTCCAACCTGTGGCAGAACCCCTCCGAGGCACAACTGTAG